Proteins co-encoded in one Malus domestica chromosome 09, GDT2T_hap1 genomic window:
- the LOC103428994 gene encoding transcription termination factor MTEF1, chloroplastic has protein sequence MIRHLQPQTFLPQASIFPSLKPFKNPYPIPKSVSNSLRPTLSSPNYPSLSDHPNTSADPGLLFREKVLYLETHLNVDSEKALHQNPDFRSCLLSSLKSVEGCLSSMGIERSAQGRILDMYPQLLTADPHSALYPIFDFLLTEVRIPFPDIRKSIIRCPRLLVSDLDSQLRPALKFLTQLGFSGRSSITCQTTVLLVSSVEFTLLPKIEYLQSLGLSYEEVVNMVIRSPGLLTFSINNNYKPKVDFFLEEMKRDVAELKRFPQYFSFSLEGKIKPRHRLLVEHGFSLPLREMLKVSDGEFNARLIEMRLGSAEGSWV, from the exons ATGATTCGCCATCTCCAACCTCAAACCTTCCTACCCCAAGCTTCCATCTTTCCATCTCTAAAACCCTTCAAAAACCCTTACCCTATCCCCAAATCAGTCTCCAACTCCCTTAGGCCAACCCTCAGTTCTCCAAATTACCCCTCACTTTCCGACCACCCAAACACCTCCGCCGACCCCGGCCTCCTCTTCCGCGAAAAGGTCCTCTACTTAGAAACCCAC CTCAACGTCGACTCCGAAAAAGCCCTCCACCAAAACCCAGATTTCCGCTCCTgccttctctcctccctcaaGTCCGTCGAGGGCTGCCTCTCCTCCATGGGCATCGAGCGCTCTGCCCAGGGCCGCATCCTCGACATGTACCCGCAGCTCCTCACCGCGGACCCGCACTCCGCCCTCTACCCAATCTTCGATTTCCTCCTCACCGAGGTCCGAATCCCTTTCCCGGATATCCGGAAGTCGATAATCAGGTGCCCGAGGCTTCTAGTCTCCGACCTGGACAGTCAATTGCGACCCGCATTGAAGTTCCTGACCCAATTGGGGTTTTCGGGTCGGAGCTCCATCACGTGCCAGACGACAGTGCTGCTGGTTTCGAGCGTGGAATTTACCCTTTTGCCCAAAATCGAGTATTTGCAGAGCTTGGGGCTGAGCTACGAGGAGGTGGTGAACATGGTGATAAGGTCGCCGGGGCTGTTGACTTTCAGCATAAACAACAATTATAAGCCGAAAGTTGACTTTTTTCTGGAGGAGATGAAGAGGGACGTGGCGGAACTGAAGAGGTTTCCGCAGTACTTTTCGTTTAGTTTGGAGGGGAAGATTAAGCCTAGGCACCGGTTGCTGGTGGAGCACGGCTTTTCACTGCCGCTGCGGGAGATGCTGAAGGTCAGTGATGGCGAGTTCAATGCCCGGCTGATTGAGATGCGGTTGGGATCCGCCGAGGGCAGCTGGGTGTAA